The Bacteroidota bacterium genome has a segment encoding these proteins:
- the porQ gene encoding type IX secretion system protein PorQ — protein MHISALNSVMPYTVLPHTKSYRALLLLMLVASLFGTLQTSAQPGELTGFSFLRMEPSARAAALGGAFNAVQGDDVNAFFYNPALANAQMHRGLSVSFLNHVSDLRAGFLAYGYHAEALGTLSFGMRYLSWGSLDEADTQGNRLGSFSANDVAFTVGLSRLYSDQLYVGANLHSIISSVDAFSASALAADVGIVYQAPSGQFAFSTSINNLGVTLKSLGETEDELPLDFRVGVSGKLRHLPLMLTLTGYNLHDFDAAVPGASTLDQVMEHIAVGGEFQFSESFNLRFGYNHRRHQTLKQKSRLDFAGFGFGVGLKISRVYFDYAFNSWSSLGGLNQFTLRTVL, from the coding sequence ATGCACATCTCTGCATTGAACAGCGTAATGCCGTACACAGTATTGCCGCATACAAAGTCATACCGCGCCCTGTTATTGTTGATGCTGGTGGCCAGCCTTTTCGGCACACTGCAGACCAGCGCACAACCAGGTGAGTTGACGGGCTTTTCTTTTTTGCGGATGGAGCCTTCTGCCCGTGCCGCAGCTTTGGGTGGCGCATTTAATGCCGTCCAGGGTGATGATGTAAACGCCTTTTTCTACAACCCTGCGCTTGCCAATGCGCAGATGCACCGTGGGTTGTCTGTTTCCTTTTTGAATCATGTCAGCGATCTGCGTGCTGGATTCCTTGCTTATGGCTACCACGCAGAAGCCCTCGGCACGCTCAGTTTTGGAATGCGGTATCTCAGTTGGGGTAGCCTTGATGAAGCTGATACGCAGGGCAACCGGCTCGGCTCTTTCTCTGCCAATGATGTGGCGTTTACCGTGGGGTTGTCTCGGCTGTACAGCGACCAGTTGTATGTCGGTGCTAACCTGCACAGTATCATTTCGTCTGTTGATGCTTTCTCTGCCTCCGCACTGGCAGCCGATGTAGGCATTGTGTACCAGGCCCCCAGTGGGCAGTTTGCGTTTAGCACGTCGATCAACAACCTCGGCGTGACCCTGAAGTCGCTTGGCGAAACAGAAGACGAGTTGCCGCTTGATTTTCGCGTGGGCGTTTCTGGCAAGCTACGCCACCTGCCGCTGATGCTAACCCTGACGGGCTACAACCTGCACGATTTTGACGCTGCCGTTCCTGGTGCCAGTACGTTGGACCAGGTCATGGAGCATATTGCCGTCGGCGGCGAGTTTCAGTTCAGCGAAAGCTTCAACCTGCGGTTTGGGTATAACCACCGCCGGCACCAAACGCTCAAACAGAAAAGCCGGCTCGACTTCGCCGGTTTTGGCTTTGGCGTCGGACTCAAAATATCGCGCGTCTATTTCGACTACGCCTTCAATTCCTGGTCGTCACTGGGTGGTTTAAACCAGTTTACATTGCGCACTGTGCTGTAG